AATAAGGTACAAGCAAGCGTACTATGAGGATGCGTTTGATCAATCATGTATGTCATCTCTTACCCTCTATTCTCGTTTGAGTCAATGAGGTCTCAAATTGAGGCTCAAATTAGTCCTCTCTTGAAATCTATGGTGTACCCCATCGCGCTCCCATGATCAAGCATGTGAGAGGATGCAGGATCCATCGATGGTGACCAATGACCCGTGACAGGTGACACTGCGAAAGAGGCCAATTCCGAAGTGCACGAATCAAAAGCCACGAGACAAACGCCCGACATGTCGGCTTCATTGAATGTAGATACGTGCAGAATCCACATGTCGTCCAATGGCGACAGGTTACGTGGCCACACGAGGGATTAAATGTGGCCTTAGCCAGGCGGATTACGAGCTTCGCCCGCAGTTTTTCCCGTGGGTCCCGCTGCGGGACCCGACGGCGATAGGTCCGGATGCACGTGGATAAGCAACCTCGACCGGCGTGCACTTGTCTACGTGCATGGAGGGGGAGTCGTATGAGTCTATCCCTCCACGTAAGGAGGTGAGACAAAAGGGTTTGGACTCATTTGGAACGGCGGGGAGCCGGAGAGCCATGGGGGTGACGACGAATGCCGTCTCCTCTTAACTCTCACACAGTCCATTTCCCCGGGGAGGTCGTATCTCCTCCACTCACCGTCTCTATAAATAGGGTTCCCTCCCCCGGGAGTTCGTATCTCCTCCACTCACCATCTCTATAAACAGGGATCCCTCCCCGGGGAGCCACTCATCTTGTTCTGTTCCTAAGCTCTGGTGAGCTGCTACCGATGGCTCCTGCTAATCTGCGTAATCAGAGGGTGTTCACCTTCGGCAAGGGGAAGAGTGAAGGCAACAAGAACATGAAGGCTTTGGTGAGTATCTGTGTGTTAGGTTTGTATCTGCGTGACGCATGCGATGATGGGTGGGTGGTGCAGTTGGGCGGGAAAGGAGCGAACCTGGCCGAGATGGCGAGCATCGGGCTGTCGGTGCCACCGGGGCTGACGGTGTCGACGGAGGCGTGCCAGGAGTACCAGGAGTGCGGCCACAAGCTGCCGGCCGGCCTCTGGGAGGAGATACTGGACGCCCTGGCTGCAGTGGAGGCGGACATGGGGGCTCGTCTCGGCGATCCAGCGCGGCCGCTCCTCGTCTCCGTTCGCTCCGGCGCCGCGGTAATCACGAAGCCATCGCATGAACTGGTGTCGTATGTAGCGTAGAGGGTGGCGGTGGTTGACGGTGGCAATGCATTGGGTGCAGGTGTCGATGCCTGGGATGATGGACACGGTCCTCAACCTGGGCCTCAACGACGAGGTGGTGGCGGGGCTAGCGATCAAGAGCGGCGACCGGTTCGCCTACGACTCCTACCGCCGCTTCTTGGACATGTTTGGGAATgtggtatctctctctctctctctctctctctctctctctctctctctctattgagCACACTGTTTATTGCTTAGCTTTTTTAGTGTTTAGAAAGCTTAATTTTGCAGAATATATTTCTTATGTTGTCCATCAAAACGTAAATATTATGGTAAAAATGTTATGTTTATCTGATGATTCACTCAGTTTGGATTTGTGAGGAAGAAAGATATGGATAAGAATGATGACGCTCGAAGCCAACGTGTACTTGAAGCTACACGTCGTCATCATCCACTTGAGGTCAAACACCACGTCATGACCGTTCCTCCTTACGTTGATACGGTCCATCCTCCCCATGTCGCACATTATCGGATCTCATCACTCGGTTTCGACCCGAACCCGTTTATCCTGAATTGGACCATTCTATGTATCTATCATCGAATAATTTAAAGATATATATCGGACTCATGTAAACATGATTTGGATCCGAACCCTTTTTGCACGCATGACATGCACGCGTTTGGTGCCGTGTTTGAAGCGGCAACGGTAACTGCGATGTGGACGGATGTAGACGGAAGTGGTTCGTCCATATCCGTTTCGCAAACGGCCAATTAAGATTGACTCGAGCGCGGTCTAAGCAATAATTTAGGATTGGGTTCGATCAAGCTCGTCCCAAATTGAGACCGATATATGATTTGGTTTTTGTAGGTGATGGGGATCGCACACTCGCTGTTTGAAGAAAAGCTGGAAGCCCTGAAGAAGGCAAAAGGTGCGAAGCAGGACACCGACCTCAGCGCCGCGGACCTCCGGGAACTGGTGGCCCAGTACAAGAACGTGTACGTCGACGCGAAAGGCGAGCGGTTCCCTACAGGTAGAACCAAGCTCCcacctccgatcttcttcttataCTTCGGTTTGCCGCGCGGGTCTCGGTTTCGAACACCTTGGTGCGTGCCATCTTGAGAGATTGCGCCGTTTGCAGATCCGAAGAGGCAGTTGTACCTGGCGGTGATCGCCGTCTTCGATTCGTGGGACAGCTCGAGGGCGAAGAAGTACCGGAGCATCAACCAGATCACGGGGCTCAAGGGGACGGCGGTGAATGTGCAGTGCATGGTGTTTGGGAACATGGGGAACACCTCGGGGACTGGGGTGCTCTTCACGCGGAACCCCAGCACGGGCGAGAAGAAGCTCTACGGGGAGTTCCTCGTCAATGCTCAGGTGCTGACCATTGTGTTGTTTATTACATGTATCACTTGTTATTCTTCATGTGCATGGCCTACTACTACAAAAGCACATATATGATTTTTAAGGATTAGAACAAAAAATTTGGTGAGTTTAATTAACTAAATAAATCCGAGTCATGGATAGACAAGTATTCATGAACAATTTAAAGCGATGCCGTATCATCTGCTATACAATTTAAGCGAAGTTCTGGAAATTTCAAGTATAATGGCAAGTAGTGAAGTTAGTCGTTAATCAGTCTAACATGGGGTCTGAGGCGATTCTTGAACTTGATATCATCTTAATAGAGAAAACGAGCCAGAGTGTCGCCTGAAGCATTTATATAGTGTGCAAAGTTAATTGATATATGTGTGGAAATGTTGCAGTTAATTGAGTTTTTCGTACTTCTTGACAAATCACTTAGAATAGTGACAGATCATGCCATTTTCTTTTCAGGGTGAGGATGTTGTTGCCGGAATCAGAACTCCACAGGATCTGGACACTATGAAGCAATGTGTGCCAGACGCTTATGATGAGCTTGTGGAGAATTGTGAAATTCTAGAGCGGCATTACAAAGACATGATGGTTAGATTCTTTGTTCACGGTCACTTTTAAATTAGCATGATGTTTCCCCTTAAACATGATATAGACATTCAAATAAGAATGTAGACAATATATGTCACTTTTAAGATGTTTTTAAGCTTCACAAGTCTCATGATCATGGTCTGGTAGGAGATAAATGAACTATCTTAGAGAAAGAATGTTTCCCCTTAAACCTGTGTTGCTTTTACTACACTGTTGCAGGATATAGAGTTTACTGTTCAGGAAAATAGGCTTTGGATGCTGCAGTGCCGAGCAGGAAAGCGCACTGGAAATGGTGCAGTGAAGATTGCAGTTGAGATGGTCAAAGAAGGTCTTGTTGATATTCATTCTGCTATTAAGATGGTGGAGCCAGGTCATGTGGACCAACTTCTTCATCCACAGGTATACCAATTGCTCCAAGGTTAAAACTGATTAATTCTGGTTGGTTAAACCATTAACATACTCAAGAGGGTTGAGAACTTCATTTCGGTGTTCATCAGACCAGCCTTTACAATGCCAAAATACCAACATAAGGATGGTACCTAGATCATTGTATCATTGCTGAGCACGGAAAAGTTGTTGTGCATGGTAACTAACACATGTATGACTATATAGTGCTTACAAACTCTAGTAATATACATTTGTGTGCTGCTGCATGTGTAAAGATATGCATGTTCACAAAGATAATAGTATACATAGGTATATGCAGCTGTATGACATGTTGTAATTTGATAAGCACCAAAACTTGTAGGTAAATTCTTACTTATGCATGTGTATCAATATTTTAAGAAATATggatttgattaatttttttaactaGTTGCAATGTGGAGTTTTTACAAAAGTGATTTTATTGAAGCATAAACGTTTATGGATATATTTCCTTATCATTTTCACTTTTTACCTGGCTTTTCATTAGGATACTAGAAACCAACCAAAAATGTGTACTCTGTGACTCTGTGTGGTCAAACATGTGGAAGGATATAAGGATGTCTTCTTCCTGCTGGCCTCTTAACTTTATATATGTGCTATCGAAGTCAAGATTTCTTCGgctgaattttattttattttcttgtttggaCTAGTTTGAAAATCCATCTGCATACAAGGACAAAGTGATTGCGACAGGCTTGCCTGCATCACCAGGAGCCGCAGTTGGTCAAGTTGTCTTCACTGCTGATGATGCTGAAGCATGGCATGCTCAGGGCAAGGCTGTTATTCTGGTAActtctttttcttgttgcatAATCTTCTTAAGACAGCTTTTATTTCTTGACATTTATAGGAAAGACATACTGAAGCTTCTTTGAGTTTATGGATGATCCAATTGAACTGTTAAGCAGAGGCACCTTATGGTTACTACTTACTAGGTTGTTGATCATGGACCGAGCGCCTTCTGAAATTCTTGGCTTTTACATAGATTCAATCTCAACTATGTTTGTGTCTTATTTGATCTCCACCATTTACCTTTTAGCTTATGAAATATGTTTTATGCTTTTAAAGATCATATTGTCTTCAGTCCTGACCTGTAGACGACAATGAATCCAAGCCATTATTCAATAGTGTTATGATCAATGATGATACGGTTATTTGTTTATATTTGCTACATCTAGCTTCCTAAGCCGATTGCGGCCTTTCTCAGAAAAATCATGTTTCTCTTCTAGTATCTACTTAGCAAAGTCATTACCCGTTATTAGCCACTTTTAATGGTGATACAGGTACTAGAGCTTTGTAATCTCTCTCACTTTCTATGTATGAAATTGCAATAACATGTTTCAGGCTCAAGTTATTTTGTAAATGGAGGCTTGTACTTGATTGAGTAATATGCACATTATGTCACATTTTACTAAACCAATTGTTCAAATGTTTTTAATCTATTGATTTATAAAGATCATACTCAATTCATGTAAGTTTATTATCTTTGTCACATATGTCAAGTCATTTGAACCTTTACCTCTATATCTGCTATATCCTTCCTTTCATCAGTAGATTGCCTACTCTTTTGAAAGATCAATAAATTACTACTTTTACATGATCATCCATTCATTCTTATTCCATTAGATATTGATGATGGCTACAGAGTGCAGATTTATTTAACCTTGTCATTCTCTAGTTTCTTTGACATGCCATTACTTTTTCTGTGAGTGAAGGTGAGGACAGAGACTAGCCCAGAGGATATTGGTGGCATGCATGCCGCTGAAGGAATTCTGACAGCTAGAGGTGGTATGACTTCCCATGCAGCTGTTGTAGCACGTGGGTGGGGAAAATCCTGTGTTTCTGGCTGCTCTGATATTCGTGTAAATGATGCAGATAAGGTGAGTTAGTCCTCAACAGTGGTATGAAAGGTGTATGCCATATACACAAAACAGTTCTTGGTCATGATTAAAGTTCCAAAACCTGGAAGTTTTTGCAACCACCAAGTAACAATTTGACTCAAATCAACCATCATTAGTTCCTTGGTGGCTTCCAGGATTAAGCTTCACTAGCAGCCACAGTGGACAAtttctcattttcataataaGATCTAAtattgtgaaaagaagaaaatgtggaTCATCATTATTGTTAAATAGCTTTTTGTTGTCGATTTTATGACTTCTAGGTGGTGGTTATTGGAGACAAAGTGATACATGAAGGTGACTGGCTATCCCTCAATGGATCAACTGGAGAGGTAATTACAGGGAAGCAACCACTTTCTCCACCAGCTCTGAGTGGTGACTTGGGAACCTTCATGTCATGGGTTGATGAGATACGGCAACTTAAGGTATCACTCAATGTCAAGACAAACTAATATTATTGACACTCAACTGAATGTTTGAAAAACAATTTAAGATTGTTCTATTGGTCAGAAGCCTTTTTCTTTCAAGATTTACCTTTCA
This Musa acuminata AAA Group cultivar baxijiao chromosome BXJ1-2, Cavendish_Baxijiao_AAA, whole genome shotgun sequence DNA region includes the following protein-coding sequences:
- the LOC103969489 gene encoding pyruvate, phosphate dikinase, chloroplastic produces the protein MAPANLRNQRVFTFGKGKSEGNKNMKALLGGKGANLAEMASIGLSVPPGLTVSTEACQEYQECGHKLPAGLWEEILDALAAVEADMGARLGDPARPLLVSVRSGAAVSMPGMMDTVLNLGLNDEVVAGLAIKSGDRFAYDSYRRFLDMFGNVVMGIAHSLFEEKLEALKKAKGAKQDTDLSAADLRELVAQYKNVYVDAKGERFPTDPKRQLYLAVIAVFDSWDSSRAKKYRSINQITGLKGTAVNVQCMVFGNMGNTSGTGVLFTRNPSTGEKKLYGEFLVNAQGEDVVAGIRTPQDLDTMKQCVPDAYDELVENCEILERHYKDMMDIEFTVQENRLWMLQCRAGKRTGNGAVKIAVEMVKEGLVDIHSAIKMVEPGHVDQLLHPQFENPSAYKDKVIATGLPASPGAAVGQVVFTADDAEAWHAQGKAVILVRTETSPEDIGGMHAAEGILTARGGMTSHAAVVARGWGKSCVSGCSDIRVNDADKVVVIGDKVIHEGDWLSLNGSTGEVITGKQPLSPPALSGDLGTFMSWVDEIRQLKVMANADTPDDALTARNNGAQGIGLCRTEHMFFASDERIKAVRQMIMASNLEQRQRALNLLLPYQRSDFEGIFHAMDGFPVTIRLLDPPLHEFLPEGNLEDIVSELASETGAKEEEIFSRVEKLSEVNPMLGFRGCRLGISYPELTEMQTRAIFEAAISMSKQGVSVFPEVMVPLIGTPQELEHQVSLIRKIAEQVFSEMGASITYKVGTMIEVPRAALIADEIAEQAEFFSFGTNDLTQMTFGYSRDDVGKFLPIYLSKGILQSDPFEVLDQKGVGQLIKVAVERGRRARPDIKLGICGEHGGEPSSVAFFAQTGLDYVSCSPFRVPIARLAAAQVAV